The Geotalea uraniireducens Rf4 genome window below encodes:
- the extI gene encoding selenite/tellurite reduction operon porin ExtI — protein MINNKKTGILSATLLGLTLMTGTAFAGPRITFGPEDQGALQIDYKGQLQMTVRDTGSGENNDDTTTNFNFRRNRLAFMGKYGEMLSLYVQTEFTEDQNVTTLGVASTNQGTEFQLLDAVMRFKLNDSFHVNAGKFKYNLSRENLEACEMPLTLDRSLFIRTAYTTTRDTGVAVWGNLFNDIFQYRVDAMEGRKAVSGDTAPSSNFRYSFRGHVTLLDPENDYGYKGTYLGKKKVLTIGGAYQFEPEIAYGDTVTRTDKKDYQAWTIDGFFEYPLEGIGTVTASAAYEDVDLDDAYKGANPDAGTIGLNGQKNGWYVKGGYMLPNLPLQFFGRYEKWRFAELNNISDQKVDWYGGGANYYFRGQNLKLTFEAAHTAFDKDGTVNGVTSKDFTTFVTQLQLIF, from the coding sequence ATGATTAATAACAAAAAAACCGGTATCCTCAGCGCGACCCTGCTCGGCCTGACCCTGATGACCGGGACCGCCTTCGCCGGTCCCCGCATCACCTTCGGCCCGGAGGACCAGGGCGCATTGCAGATCGACTATAAGGGACAGTTACAGATGACGGTCCGGGATACCGGATCAGGCGAGAACAATGACGATACCACCACCAATTTCAACTTCCGCCGCAACCGGCTTGCCTTCATGGGCAAGTACGGCGAGATGCTGAGTCTCTACGTCCAGACGGAATTTACCGAGGACCAGAACGTGACCACCCTCGGCGTCGCCAGCACCAACCAGGGGACGGAATTCCAGCTCCTCGACGCGGTGATGCGCTTCAAACTGAACGACAGTTTCCATGTGAACGCCGGCAAGTTCAAGTACAACCTCTCCCGCGAGAACCTGGAAGCGTGCGAGATGCCCCTGACCCTCGACCGGTCGCTCTTCATCCGCACCGCCTACACCACCACCCGTGACACCGGGGTAGCGGTGTGGGGCAACCTGTTCAATGACATCTTCCAGTACCGCGTCGATGCCATGGAAGGGCGCAAGGCCGTATCGGGCGATACCGCTCCCAGTTCAAATTTCCGCTACTCCTTCCGCGGCCACGTCACGCTGCTCGATCCTGAGAACGATTATGGCTACAAGGGCACCTACCTTGGAAAGAAGAAGGTCCTGACCATCGGCGGCGCCTATCAGTTCGAACCGGAGATAGCCTATGGCGATACGGTTACCAGAACGGACAAGAAGGACTACCAGGCCTGGACGATTGATGGCTTCTTCGAGTATCCCCTTGAAGGAATCGGCACCGTCACAGCATCCGCTGCCTATGAAGATGTGGACCTGGATGACGCCTACAAAGGAGCCAATCCCGACGCGGGAACCATCGGCCTCAACGGGCAGAAAAACGGCTGGTACGTGAAGGGGGGGTACATGCTCCCGAACCTTCCGCTGCAGTTCTTCGGCCGATACGAGAAGTGGCGTTTCGCCGAACTGAACAACATTTCCGACCAGAAGGTCGACTGGTACGGGGGGGGCGCCAATTACTACTTCCGTGGCCAGAACCTGAAGCTGACCTTCGAAGCGGCACACACTGCCTTCGACAAGGATGGGACGGTCAACGGAGTGACGAGCAAGGATTTCACGACGTTCGTCACCCAATTGCAGCTGATATTCTAA
- the extJ gene encoding selenite/tellurite reduction operon protein ExtJ, translating into MKKSFTLVATLLITVVLAAASIAAGTFTGKVTAVDGEKVSVTVDKELPAWVKKGSAVQAMGGAPMVVEVNGNVVVLKFIKAKAAKIKADSSMTISESSGDELQGC; encoded by the coding sequence ATGAAAAAATCATTCACACTTGTTGCGACATTGCTCATAACCGTTGTTTTAGCGGCCGCCTCCATTGCCGCCGGCACTTTTACCGGAAAAGTAACCGCAGTCGACGGAGAAAAAGTATCGGTTACGGTTGACAAGGAGCTCCCCGCCTGGGTGAAGAAAGGGAGCGCTGTTCAGGCAATGGGAGGTGCCCCGATGGTAGTCGAGGTAAATGGGAATGTGGTCGTGCTCAAGTTCATCAAGGCCAAGGCTGCCAAGATCAAAGCTGACAGCAGCATGACCATCAGTGAATCGTCCGGTGACGAGCTCCAGGGTTGCTGA
- the extKL gene encoding multiheme c-type cytochrome (seleno)protein ExtKL — translation MKQRVTGALALLAASAILVGPAFAGNVGIGRDKTIAATMGKAKTLAELAKMYDSSSCIECHQDKHDESQKSIHSRSIFGTARTALTIMTTIENGLMEEPYSGVKSPKDVKVEHLMGCAKCHLPQLADADDSVAQEIVTTLYDWKTALKKKDKVAAMKEEEKLKSVSINCLICHNRNAITHKWQDGYAKAGVIYGSKDGDHPSDKFPKMAVSPIMSEAIQCGQCHGMGPNLELDEPTQCCTSYGSYLWAYKSEIGQKNCQDCHMRESKLGHNIQAYRDPAMAKAAVDFKTETFGYYWRDGADIKPKAVVKVEMINRAGHSIPDGUPTPNRLVLSVIAKTKDGKEVFNQEKIYMPVPQQLGRGDRMGRGPYEKSGLIEDTGLPPGKAVHERFDIMFPIEEVEVDGKFVNKPATYDLDVEVKLWYLPFGPLGKPSSDPFLWREFSKTVSISIKGK, via the coding sequence ATGAAACAACGCGTAACCGGTGCCCTGGCCCTGCTTGCGGCCTCCGCCATCCTGGTCGGTCCGGCCTTCGCAGGTAATGTCGGAATCGGGCGGGACAAGACGATAGCCGCCACAATGGGGAAGGCCAAAACCCTTGCCGAACTGGCAAAGATGTACGACTCAAGTTCCTGCATCGAATGTCATCAGGACAAGCACGACGAATCGCAGAAGTCCATACATTCGCGCTCCATCTTCGGTACGGCGCGGACGGCGCTGACCATAATGACCACCATCGAGAACGGTCTCATGGAAGAGCCGTACTCGGGGGTGAAGAGCCCGAAGGACGTCAAGGTGGAACACCTGATGGGGTGCGCCAAGTGCCATCTGCCGCAACTGGCCGATGCCGATGACTCGGTGGCCCAGGAGATCGTTACCACCCTATACGACTGGAAGACCGCCCTGAAGAAGAAAGACAAGGTTGCGGCAATGAAAGAAGAAGAAAAACTCAAGAGCGTCAGTATCAACTGTCTTATCTGCCACAACCGCAATGCCATCACCCACAAGTGGCAGGACGGCTATGCGAAGGCGGGGGTGATCTACGGCTCAAAGGACGGTGACCACCCTTCGGACAAGTTTCCCAAGATGGCAGTAAGTCCCATCATGAGCGAAGCTATCCAGTGCGGTCAATGTCACGGCATGGGACCGAACCTGGAACTGGATGAGCCGACCCAGTGTTGTACGAGTTACGGCAGCTATCTCTGGGCCTACAAGTCCGAGATAGGGCAGAAGAACTGCCAGGACTGCCACATGAGGGAGAGCAAGCTCGGCCACAACATCCAGGCTTACCGTGACCCGGCGATGGCCAAGGCGGCGGTGGATTTCAAGACCGAAACATTCGGTTACTACTGGCGTGACGGAGCAGACATCAAACCGAAAGCGGTGGTCAAGGTGGAAATGATCAACCGGGCCGGACACTCCATCCCTGATGGCTGACCGACCCCCAACCGACTGGTTCTGTCGGTAATAGCAAAAACGAAGGATGGCAAAGAAGTGTTCAACCAGGAGAAGATCTACATGCCGGTACCGCAGCAGTTGGGTCGTGGCGACCGGATGGGGCGCGGCCCCTACGAAAAGAGCGGGTTGATTGAAGACACCGGGTTGCCGCCGGGCAAAGCAGTCCACGAGCGTTTCGATATCATGTTCCCGATTGAAGAGGTGGAAGTGGACGGCAAGTTTGTCAACAAACCCGCGACCTACGACCTGGACGTCGAGGTGAAGCTCTGGTATCTCCCGTTCGGCCCGCTCGGAAAGCCGAGCAGCGATCCGTTTCTATGGCGGGAGTTCAGCAAGACCGTCAGCATCAGCATCAAAGGGAAGTAA
- a CDS encoding LysR family transcriptional regulator — protein sequence MDLVLLKTFLKVAAVGNISKAAAVLFVTQSAVSRRIKQLEDYVGKPLMERSGASLVLTDAGHMLIDKARKILDLERELLDSLDISKGKQKISFCCTPSLGIDRLPSVLSSFVADHATTVDLNCVFAMPEEALVGIDSGRFDLALIEHCDEVDLKSHATHPLPDDEVLFFSAPALGIAAKETTIDRLFGERLYLKNEKGCAKRFIDKNLRTVGRTCGEFSSVVYFDDFTFIIREVLAGKGIMFASSGIVAEELRSGLLRGHRVSEFSHCRPRTLILARQELSPSLQVFIDCLFAAFDLTRPINFPA from the coding sequence ATGGATCTCGTACTTCTCAAAACCTTCCTGAAGGTTGCAGCCGTCGGTAACATCTCCAAGGCCGCGGCCGTCCTTTTCGTCACCCAGTCGGCGGTTTCGCGTCGTATCAAGCAACTCGAGGATTACGTGGGCAAACCGCTCATGGAAAGGTCCGGAGCATCGCTCGTGCTGACGGATGCCGGGCACATGCTGATCGACAAGGCTCGCAAGATCCTTGACCTCGAGCGGGAACTCCTCGACAGCCTCGACATCAGCAAGGGCAAACAGAAAATCTCCTTCTGCTGCACCCCGTCCCTCGGCATCGACCGTCTGCCCAGTGTCCTTTCTTCTTTTGTTGCCGACCACGCCACCACCGTCGACCTGAACTGCGTCTTCGCCATGCCCGAGGAGGCGCTTGTGGGAATCGACAGCGGCCGCTTCGACCTCGCCCTGATCGAACACTGCGACGAGGTCGACCTGAAAAGCCACGCCACCCATCCCCTCCCCGACGACGAAGTGCTGTTTTTCAGTGCTCCCGCACTAGGCATCGCCGCGAAAGAAACCACCATCGACCGGCTCTTCGGCGAACGCCTTTACCTGAAGAACGAAAAGGGGTGCGCGAAGCGGTTCATCGACAAGAACCTGCGGACGGTCGGCCGCACCTGCGGCGAATTCTCGAGCGTGGTCTATTTCGACGATTTCACCTTCATCATCCGTGAGGTCCTTGCCGGCAAAGGGATCATGTTCGCATCGAGCGGCATTGTTGCGGAAGAGCTGCGAAGCGGCCTGCTTCGGGGCCACCGAGTCAGCGAATTCAGCCACTGCCGGCCACGCACCCTGATACTTGCCCGCCAGGAATTGTCCCCTTCTCTCCAGGTTTTCATTGATTGCCTTTTTGCAGCATTCGACTTGACACGCCCCATAAATTTCCCTGCGTAG
- the extH gene encoding selenite/tellurite reduction operon rhodanese-like protein ExtH, translated as MAKQVWRKGRIVLAGICGVVALTLLAMWGCGTSGYDNPSAAVVTTKTATALIQAADLKRWADAGLVNKAGGYDRVVILEVTTNTNNYNGEHIPGAISVNRATDIAVQRVEGPALTGDLVADGKMMDALIQRCGIDQNTTIVFTTSEAEMNADNHYNLTRGYATFRYWGFPKERLKVLDGGNKAWKAAGLPMTTIVPGIKSSTYCVTPDNTNRVRDDLRATLSDMIKAVQAVQAGTATYDFIDGRADGVPGETQDIIDTTLTGPTYDTTTTPPTIKSVGGLKKDVVFEGQVKGGRGYAYSNLRDVTTRKFKSISDVIAGLDLQKPTTYVMCRSGNIATVLFFAIDGYAFYDGSKKAVWYDGSWGQWGLMATSDQLTTAGIIAGGKLPVGSAWSTVSLTNILSYNKDNTLRTVIDITSRLAPVSHADVNANQTEEADKAYRSPVSTSGGGATVGGGGGGC; from the coding sequence ATGGCAAAACAGGTATGGAGAAAGGGGCGGATCGTGCTGGCGGGCATCTGCGGCGTTGTCGCGCTAACCTTGCTGGCCATGTGGGGCTGCGGCACGAGCGGGTATGACAATCCCTCGGCCGCAGTGGTGACAACAAAAACCGCCACCGCCCTGATTCAGGCGGCCGACCTGAAGCGATGGGCGGATGCCGGGCTGGTGAACAAGGCGGGGGGGTATGACCGGGTGGTCATTCTTGAAGTTACCACCAATACCAACAATTATAACGGTGAGCATATCCCCGGTGCCATCAGCGTAAACCGCGCCACGGATATTGCGGTGCAAAGGGTGGAGGGACCGGCTCTCACAGGTGATCTGGTGGCGGACGGCAAGATGATGGACGCGCTTATCCAGCGCTGTGGTATCGACCAGAACACCACCATCGTTTTCACGACATCCGAGGCCGAGATGAACGCGGACAATCACTACAATCTCACGCGCGGGTATGCGACGTTCCGCTACTGGGGCTTTCCGAAAGAGCGGCTGAAGGTCCTCGACGGCGGCAACAAGGCTTGGAAGGCGGCGGGGCTGCCGATGACCACCATAGTTCCCGGCATCAAGAGCTCCACGTACTGCGTGACCCCCGATAATACCAACAGGGTTCGCGACGACCTGCGGGCCACCTTGTCCGACATGATCAAGGCGGTTCAGGCTGTCCAGGCGGGGACGGCCACGTATGATTTCATTGACGGCCGTGCGGATGGTGTGCCCGGTGAAACTCAGGACATTATTGACACAACATTGACAGGACCAACATACGATACGACAACAACACCACCAACAATAAAATCGGTAGGTGGACTAAAAAAAGATGTTGTTTTCGAGGGTCAGGTGAAAGGCGGCAGGGGGTATGCCTATTCCAACCTGCGTGATGTGACCACGAGAAAATTTAAATCGATCTCCGACGTAATCGCCGGTTTGGATCTCCAGAAGCCAACCACCTATGTCATGTGCCGTTCAGGAAACATTGCCACGGTGCTGTTCTTCGCCATCGACGGCTACGCTTTCTATGACGGCTCAAAAAAGGCCGTTTGGTACGACGGCTCCTGGGGGCAGTGGGGGCTGATGGCAACTTCCGATCAACTCACTACCGCGGGTATAATTGCGGGAGGCAAACTGCCGGTTGGATCGGCCTGGTCGACGGTATCGCTCACCAATATCCTCTCGTACAACAAAGACAACACTTTACGGACTGTCATCGACATTACCTCTCGCCTTGCTCCGGTCTCCCACGCCGATGTGAATGCCAACCAGACTGAAGAGGCGGACAAGGCGTATCGCAGTCCGGTATCCACCTCCGGTGGCGGTGCTACTGTTGGCGGTGGCGGTGGCGGCTGCTGA
- the extI gene encoding selenite/tellurite reduction operon porin ExtI yields MIKITKTVRISTVAAGLLLVAGTAFAGPRMTFGPNDEGALQIDYKGQLQMTVRDTGSGENNDDTTTNFNFRRNRLAFMGKYGEMLSLYVQTEFTEDQNVTTLGVASTNQGTEFQLLDAVMRFKLNDSFHVNAGKFKYNLSRENLEACEMPLTLDRSLFIRTAYTTTRDTGVAVWGNLFNDIFQYRVDAMEGRKAVSGDTAPSSNFRYSFRGHVTLLDPENDYGYKGTYLGKKKVLTIGGAYQFEPEIAYGDTVARTDKKDYQAWTVDGFFEYPLEGIGTVTASAAYEDVDLDDAYKGANPDAGTIGLNGQKNGWYVKGGYMLPNLPLQFFGRYEKWRFASLNNIFDQKVDWYGGGANYYFRGQNLKLTFEAAHTAFDKEGTVNGVRSKDFTTFVTQLQLIF; encoded by the coding sequence ATGATAAAAATCACCAAGACAGTACGAATTTCGACAGTGGCAGCCGGCTTGCTTCTGGTTGCCGGTACGGCCTTCGCCGGTCCGCGGATGACCTTCGGCCCCAACGACGAAGGTGCTTTGCAGATCGACTACAAGGGGCAGTTACAGATGACGGTCCGGGATACCGGATCGGGCGAGAACAACGACGACACCACCACCAACTTCAACTTCCGCCGCAACCGGCTCGCCTTCATGGGCAAGTACGGCGAGATGCTGAGCCTCTACGTCCAGACGGAATTCACCGAAGACCAGAACGTGACCACCCTCGGCGTCGCCAGCACCAACCAGGGGACGGAATTCCAGCTCCTCGACGCGGTGATGCGCTTCAAACTGAACGACAGTTTCCATGTGAACGCCGGCAAGTTCAAGTACAACCTCTCCCGCGAGAACCTGGAAGCGTGCGAGATGCCCCTGACTCTCGACCGGTCGCTCTTCATCCGCACCGCCTACACCACCACCCGTGACACCGGGGTAGCGGTGTGGGGCAACCTGTTCAATGACATCTTCCAGTACCGCGTCGATGCCATGGAAGGGCGCAAGGCCGTGTCTGGAGATACCGCTCCCAGTTCCAATTTCCGCTACTCCTTCCGCGGCCACGTCACGCTGCTCGACCCCGAGAACGATTACGGCTACAAGGGGACCTACTTGGGGAAGAAGAAGGTTCTGACCATCGGCGGTGCCTATCAGTTCGAACCGGAGATAGCCTATGGCGATACGGTTGCCAGAACGGACAAGAAGGATTACCAAGCCTGGACGGTTGATGGTTTCTTCGAGTATCCCCTTGAAGGAATCGGCACAGTCACCGCTTCCGCTGCCTATGAAGATGTGGACCTGGATGATGCGTACAAAGGAGCCAATCCCGACGCGGGAACCATCGGCCTCAACGGGCAGAAAAACGGCTGGTACGTGAAGGGGGGGTACATGCTCCCGAACCTTCCGCTGCAGTTTTTCGGCCGCTACGAGAAGTGGCGTTTCGCCAGCCTCAACAACATTTTCGATCAGAAGGTCGACTGGTACGGGGGGGGCGCCAATTACTATTTCCGTGGCCAGAACCTGAAGCTGACCTTCGAGGCGGCACACACTGCCTTCGACAAGGAAGGGACGGTCAACGGCGTGAGGAGCAAGGATTTCACGACGTTCGTCACCCAATTGCAGCTCATCTTCTAG
- the extJ gene encoding selenite/tellurite reduction operon protein ExtJ, translating into MKKLMTTISVFLATVALAAVALAANASFTGKVTKIDGTKVTVTAEQDIPSWVKKGANVSALGGAPKVLEVKGKEMVLRFGKEKAATIKTDSAVTVNESSGDELQGC; encoded by the coding sequence ATGAAGAAGCTGATGACAACGATATCCGTGTTCTTGGCGACGGTAGCGCTGGCGGCAGTTGCCCTGGCGGCGAACGCATCCTTCACCGGCAAGGTGACCAAGATCGACGGCACGAAGGTAACGGTAACGGCCGAGCAGGATATCCCTTCGTGGGTGAAGAAGGGGGCCAACGTCTCCGCCTTGGGGGGGGCTCCCAAGGTTCTCGAGGTGAAGGGGAAGGAGATGGTATTGCGGTTCGGCAAGGAGAAGGCGGCGACGATCAAGACAGACTCAGCCGTCACGGTCAACGAGTCGTCGGGCGACGAGCTCCAGGGGTGCTGA
- the extKL gene encoding multiheme c-type cytochrome (seleno)protein ExtKL translates to MMKQRVTGVLVLLAATAVLVGQAFAGGKAGIGWEETIVAKSGKAKTLAELAKMYDSSSCIECHQDKHDEAQKSIHSRSIYGTARTAMTIMTTIENGLMEEPYSGVKSPKDVKVEHLMGCAKCHLPQLADAEDSVAQELVTTLYNWKGALKKKDKAAAKKEEEKLKSVSINCLVCHNRNAITHKWQDGYPKAGVVYGSKDGDHPSDKFPKMAVSPIMSEAIQCGQCHGMGPNLELDEPTQCCTSYGSYLWAYKSEIGQESCQDCHMKKSKLGHNIQAYRDPAMAKAAVDFKAETFGYYWRDGADIKPKAVVKVEMINRSGHSIPDGUPTPNRLVLSVIAKTKDGKEVFNQEKIYMPVPQQLGRGDRMGRGPYEKSGIIEDTGLPPGKTVHERFDIMFPIDEVEMDGKFVNKPTTYDLDIEVKLWYLPFGTPNSDPFLWREFSKTVSISKGGK, encoded by the coding sequence ATGATGAAACAACGCGTAACCGGCGTCCTGGTTCTGCTGGCGGCCACTGCTGTTTTGGTCGGGCAGGCTTTTGCCGGCGGCAAGGCGGGGATCGGCTGGGAGGAGACCATTGTCGCCAAATCGGGCAAGGCGAAGACCCTTGCCGAACTGGCGAAGATGTACGACTCCAGTTCCTGCATCGAATGCCACCAGGACAAGCATGACGAAGCACAGAAGTCCATACATTCGCGCTCGATCTACGGCACGGCACGGACGGCGATGACCATAATGACCACCATCGAGAACGGACTGATGGAAGAGCCGTATTCGGGGGTTAAGAGTCCGAAGGACGTCAAGGTGGAGCACCTGATGGGGTGCGCCAAGTGCCATCTGCCGCAACTGGCTGATGCCGAGGATTCGGTCGCCCAGGAGCTCGTTACCACCCTCTACAACTGGAAGGGAGCCCTGAAGAAGAAAGACAAGGCTGCGGCGAAGAAAGAAGAGGAAAAACTCAAGAGCGTCAGCATCAACTGTCTTGTGTGCCACAACCGCAATGCCATCACCCACAAATGGCAGGACGGCTACCCGAAGGCGGGGGTGGTCTACGGCTCAAAGGATGGGGACCATCCTTCGGACAAGTTTCCCAAGATGGCTGTAAGTCCCATCATGAGTGAAGCGATCCAGTGCGGCCAATGCCACGGCATGGGGCCGAACCTGGAGCTTGATGAGCCGACCCAGTGCTGTACGAGTTACGGCAGCTATCTTTGGGCCTACAAGTCCGAGATAGGGCAGGAGAGCTGCCAGGACTGCCACATGAAGAAGAGCAAGCTCGGCCACAACATCCAGGCATACCGCGATCCGGCGATGGCCAAGGCGGCAGTGGATTTCAAGGCCGAAACATTCGGTTATTACTGGCGCGACGGCGCAGACATCAAACCGAAAGCGGTGGTCAAGGTGGAAATGATCAACCGGTCCGGCCACTCCATCCCCGACGGCTGACCGACCCCCAACCGACTGGTTCTGTCGGTAATAGCAAAAACGAAGGATGGCAAAGAAGTGTTCAACCAGGAGAAGATCTACATGCCGGTACCGCAGCAGCTGGGGCGGGGAGACCGGATGGGGCGCGGCCCCTACGAGAAAAGCGGCATCATCGAGGATACGGGGTTGCCGCCCGGCAAAACTGTCCATGAGCGTTTCGATATCATGTTCCCTATAGATGAGGTGGAAATGGACGGCAAGTTTGTCAACAAGCCCACGACCTACGATCTGGATATCGAAGTGAAGCTCTGGTACCTGCCTTTCGGAACGCCGAACTCCGACCCGTTTCTGTGGCGGGAATTCAGCAAGACTGTCAGCATCAGTAAAGGTGGCAAGTAA
- the extM gene encoding selenite/tellurite reduction operon c-type cytochrome ExtM — MRSSNPKLSFSARRLWLFLLVLLALTGCGVRSGKTTACESCHQHIEKVSTSHPDCISCHGGDPQEKNKNASHLTMFGPKNPAAPQYWDKTCGACHLYQLGRVKANLMYTATGMIKNTQITWEGADNQLYSSKGGDVYDSKGNPQRLKPVSELDHLSGELYRKFCSQCHVAEETDDVYSASHASGCAACHFQYNNTATYEGKDATVRGKTPYSASHAMEKLPDNKTCSRCHNRSGRIALSYEGLYDGNNSMVPTKNGLPGPVMLSGPRNAAHIAADVHAAAGMDCIDCHTSRDVMGDGYAYENMYLQTEISCEDCHGGAKVPRYREITRENGEALRESKSYRMRMRPAMKMLVTAKGRTYSNVFYRDGVVYVLGKRSGKLFKSKVITGTPEHTIVGHGRMECYACHSRTVVQCYGCHTTYDKTKTGMDFIKGVETPGRFSEKEDYRMLYPFPLALNQRGRISPVTPGCQTFITVIEADGTTSKNEYVARYKGKQQLRFAPFYSHNTGKKAIGCSECHGNPAFLGFGQHVVAGAGIYGTLICEQSADKPLDGYLTLQEGKVRAYSAITREHSRPLNGKEVRRTLAVNICIVCHDKAKDPIYRKELNYRALNDALHRRLLSDR, encoded by the coding sequence ATGAGATCATCTAACCCAAAATTGAGCTTTTCCGCGAGGCGCCTGTGGCTGTTTCTGCTTGTACTCCTTGCGCTTACGGGCTGTGGTGTGCGCAGTGGTAAAACAACCGCATGCGAATCGTGCCATCAGCATATTGAAAAGGTATCAACAAGCCATCCTGACTGTATTTCCTGTCATGGCGGCGACCCTCAGGAAAAAAACAAGAATGCTTCCCATCTCACCATGTTTGGGCCGAAAAACCCTGCTGCGCCTCAATACTGGGACAAAACCTGTGGCGCTTGTCACCTCTATCAACTGGGCAGGGTCAAGGCAAACCTTATGTACACCGCTACCGGGATGATCAAAAACACCCAGATCACCTGGGAGGGTGCGGACAATCAGCTTTACAGCAGCAAGGGAGGGGATGTTTACGATTCTAAAGGGAATCCGCAACGGTTGAAGCCGGTTTCCGAACTCGACCATTTATCCGGTGAACTGTATCGCAAGTTCTGCTCGCAATGCCATGTTGCCGAGGAAACAGACGATGTGTACAGCGCCAGTCATGCATCCGGCTGCGCCGCATGTCATTTTCAATATAACAATACGGCAACCTACGAGGGTAAGGACGCGACGGTCAGAGGCAAAACTCCCTATTCCGCCAGCCATGCAATGGAAAAGCTTCCCGATAACAAGACCTGTTCCCGCTGCCACAATCGGAGTGGCCGGATCGCCCTTTCCTATGAGGGGCTCTACGACGGCAACAACTCAATGGTGCCGACAAAGAACGGTCTTCCCGGGCCGGTTATGCTCAGTGGCCCCCGCAACGCCGCCCATATTGCCGCTGATGTCCATGCCGCTGCGGGGATGGACTGTATTGACTGTCATACATCGCGGGATGTCATGGGGGACGGCTATGCCTATGAGAACATGTATCTCCAGACCGAGATCAGCTGTGAGGACTGCCATGGCGGGGCCAAAGTTCCCCGTTACCGGGAAATAACGAGGGAGAACGGCGAGGCGCTGCGGGAGTCTAAAAGCTATAGAATGCGGATGCGGCCGGCGATGAAAATGCTGGTGACTGCCAAAGGGCGCACCTACTCCAATGTCTTTTACCGGGACGGCGTTGTCTATGTCCTCGGCAAGCGGAGCGGAAAGCTGTTCAAAAGCAAGGTGATCACCGGGACCCCCGAGCATACGATTGTCGGTCACGGCCGAATGGAATGTTACGCCTGCCATTCGCGGACCGTGGTCCAGTGCTATGGTTGTCATACCACCTATGACAAAACCAAAACCGGCATGGATTTTATCAAGGGGGTGGAAACCCCCGGTCGCTTCAGCGAGAAGGAAGATTACCGGATGTTGTATCCCTTCCCCCTGGCGCTGAATCAGCGGGGACGGATATCTCCCGTTACCCCCGGCTGCCAGACCTTTATCACCGTTATCGAGGCGGACGGCACTACCTCAAAGAACGAATACGTGGCGCGCTACAAAGGGAAGCAACAGTTGCGCTTCGCCCCGTTTTATTCCCACAACACCGGCAAGAAAGCTATCGGCTGTAGTGAGTGCCACGGCAATCCGGCATTTCTCGGATTCGGCCAGCATGTCGTGGCAGGCGCCGGCATCTACGGCACGCTGATCTGCGAGCAATCAGCGGACAAGCCTCTTGATGGCTACCTCACCCTGCAAGAGGGGAAGGTGCGGGCGTACTCCGCCATAACCCGGGAACATTCCCGGCCGCTGAACGGAAAAGAAGTGCGGCGGACCCTGGCGGTCAATATCTGCATCGTTTGCCATGACAAGGCAAAGGATCCAATTTACCGAAAGGAACTCAACTATCGTGCGCTTAATGATGCTCTGCATCGCCGTCTGCTTTCTGACCGCTAA